The stretch of DNA TTTACGGGAATGCCCTCGTCAACCTCGGATGATTCCTGCACGATGTCGAGAGGACATGGCTGATCACCACGGCCGGCGAGAGTCAGGCCGCCCCCCTGGCCGCGGATGACGGGAAGAACATAGTAACTTCCGTCAAATATGATGTCTCCATCGGTGTCGAGAACAGGTTGTGCGTTTGCGATAGTGGCGGCCAAAACTGCTGTTAAGGCAACCAGGAAGTAAAACATTGTATTCATGCTTTTCTGGGtcttttgtagttttgtatttGATCTAAATGCAAATGTATGCGAAAAATATGAGTTAATGTGACCAGTAATTTATACACGGAGGTTTTTGCACACATAGCTTGATTGAGTATAGGTCTAGCGTTTCTAACTATTAAACttcaattttctcaaaaaaaaaaaaaaaaactattaaacttCAAAGTTTTAAACACATGCAGATCTGAGAAGATTACTATGCTAATATTTTTGCATACTCCACTTTAATTCCACCCACGCTccttataacaaatataattattaattagactttatatatatatatNNNNNNNNNNNNNNNNNNNNNNNNNNNNNNNNNNNNNNNNNNNNNNNNNNNNNNNNNNNNNNNNNNNNNNNNNNNNNNNNNNNNNNNNNNNNNNNNNNNNNNNNNNNNNNNNNNNNNNNNNNNNNNNNNNNNNNNNNNNNNNNNNNNNNNNNNNNNNNNNNNNNNNNNNNNNNNNNNNNNNNNNNNNNNNNNNNNNNNNNNNNNNNNNNNNNNNNNNNNNNNNNNNNNNNNNNNNNNNNNNNNNNNNNNNNNNNNNNNNNNNNNNNNNNNNNNNNNNNNNNNNNNNNNNNNNNNNNNNNNNNNNNNNNNNNNNNNNNNNNNNNNNNNNNNNNNNNNNNNNNNNNNNNNNNNNNNNNNNNNNNNNNNNNNNNNNNNNNNNNNNNNNNNNNNNNNNNNNNNNNNNNNNNNNNNNNNNNNNNNNNNNNNNNNNNNNNNNNNNNNNNCGGATTCGGGAACGAACCCAACTTTAGACCTCCAGTTTGAGAATTTTACGGGAATGCCCTCGTCAACCTCGGATGATTCCTGCACGATGTCGAGAGGACATGGCTGATCACCACGGCCGGCGAGAGTCAGGCCGCCCCCCTGGCCGCGGATGACGGGAAGAACATAGTAACTTCCGTCAAATATGATGTCTCCATCGGTGTCGAGAACAGGTTGTGCGTTTGCGATAGTGGCGGCCAAAACTGCTGTTAAGGCAACCAGGAAGTAAAACATTGTATTCATGCTTTTCTGGGtcttttgtagttttgtatttGATCTAAATGCAAATGTATGCGAAAAATATGAGTTAATGTGACCAGTAATTTATACACGGAGGTTTTTGCACACATAGCTTGATTGAGTATAGGTCTAGCGTTTCTAACTATTAAACttcaattttctcaaaaaaaaaaaaaaaaactattaaacttCAAAGTTTTAAACACATGCAGATCTGAGAAGATTACTATGCTAATATTTTTGCATACTCCACTTTAATTCCACCCACGCTccttataacaaatataattattaattagactttatatatatatatattatatagtccgTGAAAAAAGGTACTACGAGTCTACGACTAATTCAGTTATCCAAATAAAGCTTTGAGAGAATGTGAGCATtctagtagtattttttttgtgcatTCTATATTGCTTCGGTCTTGTACATAGCATATAGCTATGTAGTATAAGCTATATAAGTATTGTACCCAACTTCATTACTTTCTGCACAGTTCATAACTCTTTCATTTTCATTACTTTCTGCAGAGTTCATAACTCTTTCGATTCCGTTGGTCTCGCAATTTTGGATACTCGTTAATAGTATGGTCCTGGTCAGCAGTCAGCACATGGGCACATGACATGCATATGAACGTGTATCATATACTCGTAATTAGCATCGTCATCAGCAGTGGCTCtgtagaaaaatatttaattgtagCATCGTGATCAGCGGTGGGTCTAGAAAAATATTTAGCACGAGgtagtatttatttgtttattatatatgttttaacataagtattctatataaattttgttatcaAATACTATAAAATTGTGATAAGATatgtatagatatatagattCATAAAAATAGTAGATtagaaatatatcatataaatatagtgagacatttttaaaaatatatttagaaatagtaattttacgaatttgatttttttttttataaagaatttgaTATAAACATTCtaggaaagaaaaataatctaagtaaagatcagttttttttttctattattggTTCAATCAGGTTTGACTCGTATTCGACCACTTTGATCGCAACTCGGTTAAACTgaacattatttttaaaattttataaaaaataatattttttcaatttctattaatttttgtaaagtAACTAAATTTTCACCTATACCGAGATAATATTTTCTtgaacaaaaacttttaaattttaagttataattgtttgttgattttatttagtatttgaaatcgtataattgtatttagattgttaatgttagtatttaattgttttattgcatgacatttttgtttacataagcgtaatttaattaaattttttaatattctaatattgatgatattaataaaataataataagataaacaccaaataaatagtattttaatttatatatatatcaacccAAATCTGTCCTGCTATATAACTCgtaatattcaaaactaaaattattctaaaacaattttttggcttaaatatttaatttagtatttacttaAATTACTTTATTAACTCACAAGataatttttacatttacatgttatatttttatttttaatttagtaaatgcatttaaaacatgaaattatacACTATAGGATCTGGTAGATCAAATGAACCATCTAAATGTCTTTATGTTGGTGTACATTACTTTACTTTATGAAAGTTGCGATTAGGGggattaattgttttaaaaatttggaaacttaTTATAACATAAGAATTGTCattccaaaattataaaatatgataaattttttgttattcttaaaAGTATTAGTTTGAGACATGGGTTTGAACctttataagagaaaaaaatataattaaatcatatttataaattaaaattaaatatatttaataaattaaaaatatttaaaattaatagcATGATTATAAATAGGTTTGAACttaaggatttattttatactagCAATTgacccgcgctacgcgcgggaGTTAGAAGAGAGTGTTTTTTCggttgtttgttaatttgtttttttagttatgtattttccttttttcgtcAGGTTATGTTGTtagtatgttttcttttggtcttttgttaatttgttttgctcttttgttggtttatttgTCCCTCTATGTTTTTTCAGCTAATTTAGTCTAATTTTTTCTCTCGTAGTTAGATtatggtttgtttggtttcttttttaaacaattttttagtattttaaattttcgttTGTATCAGGTactcactttcttttctttgtttctgttgttttttatattgtggttttgttttttatttggtgtttttttgCATTAAGTAGATTATAGTgagaagttttacaaatttgttaGTAAGTAGTTgtgtttattttgaaatttggttttgtatttcatgtttttaaatttCCTAATTATATGGTTTTATTGTATATGTTGATTTGTggttgtaattgtttttttagttttttttttcctttttttgtgtgtgtttggttagattgattgtttattgtATTTAACTCagagggtgtattcaacttgacattttaggtgatttgtataaaagttacaaatcctaaatcctatgttattcaataatggattttaaaaagtctcctgaaatccactgttattaaactgatgatttaaaaatctactgttattcaaaacagtttgtggatttggattttaataagttttagggattctagagtatttgagagaatttttttagttaaaaatactgaaatccaaatctcatggttttaggtggaatttgaaatttttttacaataaatcatattaacttccctaaaatctatcaaaattc from Camelina sativa cultivar DH55 chromosome 9, Cs, whole genome shotgun sequence encodes:
- the LOC104712936 gene encoding kunitz-type trypsin inhibitor KTI1-like; this translates as MFYFLVALTAVLAATIANAQPVLDTDGDIIFDGSYYVLPVIRGQGGGLTLAGRGDQPCPLDIVQESSEVDEGIPVKFSNWRSKVGTGHINSYFSHTFAFRSNTKLQKTQKSMNTMFYFLVALTAVLAATIANAQPVLDTDGDIIFDGSYYVLPVIRGQGGGLTLAGRGDQPCPLDIVQESSEVDEGIPVKFSNWRSKVGFVPESENLNIETEVAATICVQLAYWWVDENAKFRVTAGPKPDELVKESYLSFFQIQNVYDHFYQFAFCPTGPKSCSDVGVFVDENGVRRLVLTKRSDNTPFLVMFKKANVPENSSKTMSII